The following coding sequences are from one Salvia hispanica cultivar TCC Black 2014 chromosome 3, UniMelb_Shisp_WGS_1.0, whole genome shotgun sequence window:
- the LOC125213417 gene encoding bifunctional aspartate aminotransferase and glutamate/aspartate-prephenate aminotransferase isoform X2, which produces MNIVIQVEIHQPLFYLYFSLKPSHQIPAYKDAALNSRSLSFASQFQKFSLKSLCATRQLHLQGASALVRAEMSSDTVQVDVSLSPRVNSVKPSKTVAITDQATALVQAGVPVIRLAAGEPDFDTPTPIAEAGIKAIREGFTRYTPNAGTLELRTAICHKLKEENGISYTPDQILVSNGAKQSILQAVLAVCSPGDEVIIPAPFWVSYPEMARLADANPVILPTTISENFLLDPKVLESSLTEKSRLLILCSPSNPTGSVYPRKLLEQIAEIVAKHPRLLVMSDEIYEHIIYAPATHTSFASLPGMWDRTLTVNGFSKAFAMTGWRLGYLAGPKHFVSACGKIQSQSTSGASSISQKAAVAALGLGYAGGEAVADMVKAFRERRDVLVKSFGELGGVKISEPQGAFYLFLDFSSYYGLEVDGFGVINGSEALCRYLLDKAQVALVPGDAFGDDTCIRISYAESLTTLQAAVERIKGALVALKPAVTV; this is translated from the exons ATGAATATTGTTATACAAGTAGAGATCCACCAACccctcttttatttatattttagtctCAAACCTTCCCACCAAATCCCGGCCTACAAAG ATGCAGCTTTGAATTCCAGATCACTTTCTTTCGCATCCCAATTCCAGAAATTCTCCCTCAA ATCGTTGTGTGCAACGAGGCAACTGCATCTTCAAGGGGCTAGTGCATTGGTGAGGGCAGAGATGAGCTCGGACACGGTGCAGGTTGATGTATCGTTGAGCCCTAGGGTTAACTCGGTGAAGCCTTCGAAGACGGTGGCTATCACTGACCAGGCAACTGCCCTTGTACAAGCCGGTGTGCCTGTTATCCGACTAGCAGCAGGGGAGCCGGATTTCGACACTCCAACACCAATTGCTGAG GCTGGGATTAAGGCAATTCGTGAAGGGTTCACTAGGTATACTCCCAATGCGGGCACATTGGAGCTCCGGACAGCTATTTGTCACAAGCTCAAAG AGGAAAATGGAATATCCTACACGCCCGACCAGATTTTGGTGAGCAATGGTGCAAAACAGAGTATTCTTCAAGCAGTTCTTGCAGTGTGTTCCCCTGGAGACGAG GTGATTATTCCAGCTCCGTTCTGGGTGAGCTACCCGGAGATGGCAAGGTTGGCTGACGCCAATCCCGTAATTCTTCCCACGACCATATCAGAAAACTTTCTCTTAGATCCAAAGGTTCTCGAGTCTTCACTGACGGAGAAGTCAAGGCTGTTGATTCTTTGCTCACCCTCCAACCCGACCGGGTCTGTTTACCCTCGCAAATTGCTCGAACAGATTGCTGAGATTGTAGCAAAGCATCCCAGGCTTCTT GTTATGTCCGATGAAATCTACGAACATATCATTTATGCCCCGGCTACTCATACGAGCTTTGCATCTTTGCCGGGCATGTGGGATCGAACCTTGACTGTCAACGGCTTCTCAAAG GCCTTCGCCATGACTGGTTGGAGACTCGGGTATCTTGCTGGTCCAAAGCACTTTGTTTCTGCTTGCGGGAAGATCCAAAGTCAG TCTACTTCAGGTGCCAGCAGCATATCTCAAAAGGCCGCCGTTGCTGCTCTGGGGTTGGGTTATGCAGGCGGGGAAGCAGTCGCAGATATGGTTAAAGCATTCCGCGAGAGGAGAGATGTTCTGGTCAAGAGCTTCGGAGAATTAGGTGGAGTCAAGATTTCAGAGCCTCAG GGGGCTTTCTATCTTTTCCTCGATTTCAGCTCGTACTATGGCCTAGAGGTCGATGGCTTCGGTGTCATCAACGGCTCGGAGGCCCTCTGCCGGTATTTGCTCGACAAGGCTCAA GTTGCCCTTGTTCCGGGGGATGCTTTTGGAGACGACACATGCATCCGCATCTCCTATGCCGAGTCTCTGACAACTCTGCAGGCGGCCGTGGAGAGGATCAAGGGTGCTCTCGTCGCTCTCAAGCCGGCCGTCACCGTCTAG
- the LOC125213418 gene encoding trafficking protein particle complex subunit 12-like — MDAPESESAPATSSPITSISASAVEDPLSSPYASLNSHCHDLSTLQDLACRGAWRTILDKVARSRSLSLLSRPHEHLIYLTFNVLALVKLRRFADAQQEFETLDDDLGSKQYQFESFPDQYPNNKSGSMVPFALRWLHAHLPFTLGDRQLSLDRLYVLLHFIRDTKLSRNRDSVTEISIDLWKKRETFVINSIVSHHLTLKEFKVCLYLLKSETSKLEDPFMVSKLGYVQMQYGDLEGAKRSFELVEKMVEKSEGGDANLNLNLKNLVGRNKALTYLVGKDYVSAVREYEECMERDASDFVAINNKALCLMYLRDLSDSIKVLESALERVPTVALNETLVVNLCSMYELAYVNHADIKKTLSTWIARVAPDDFDTSCTRI, encoded by the coding sequence ATGGATGCTCCTGAGTCTGAATCAGCACCAGCGACCTCTTCTCCGATCACCTCCATCTCCGCCTCCGCGGTCGAAGATCCTCTCTCGAGTCCGTACGCCTCTCTGAACTCTCACTGCCACGATCTCTCCACGCTGCAGGACCTCGCCTGCCGCGGCGCGTGGCGGACGATCCTAGACAAGGTAGCGCGCTCGCGCTCGCTGTCCCTCCTCTCTCGGCCGCACGAGCATCTAATTTACCTCACTTTCAACGTCCTCGCCCTGGTGAAGCTCCGCCGCTTCGCCGACGCGCAGCAGGAGTTCGAAACCCTAGATGACGATCTCGGATCGAAGCAATACCAATTCGAGTCGTTTCCGGATCAGTACCCGAACAACAAGTCCGGATCTATGGTCCCGTTCGCGCTCCGTTGGCTGCACGCGCACTTGCCGTTTACGCTAGGTGATCGCCAATTATCTCTCGATCGCCTTTACGTTCTCCTGCATTTCATTCGCGACACGAAATTGTCGCGCAATCGCGATTCGGTTACTGAAATCTCGATCGATCTGTGGAAGAAGCGTGAGACATTTGTGATCAATTCGATTGTGAGTCACCATTTGACTCTGAAGGAATTTAAGGTGTGTCTCTATTTGTTGAAATCGGAGACTAGTAAACTTGAGGATCCGTTCATGGTGTCGAAATTAGGTTACGTTCAGATGCAATACGGCGATCTGGAAGGGGCTAAACGGAGCTTTGAATTGGTTGAGAAAATGGTGGAGAAGAGTGAGGGTGGGGATgcgaatttgaatttgaatttgaagaatttggTAGGTAGGAATAAGGCATTGACATATTTGGTTGGGAAGGATTATGTATCAGCTGTGAGGGAGTATGAGGAGTGTATGGAGAGGGATGCATCCGATTTTGTGGCGATCAACAACAAAGCTCTTTGTTTGATGTATTTGAGGGATTTGTCGGACTCGATTAAGGTGCTGGAGAGCGCGCTGGAGAGGGTTCCGACTGTGGCATTGAATGAGACGCTTGTTGTGAATTTGTGTAGTATGTATGAGCTGGCTTATGTGAATCATGCCGATATAAAGAAGACACTTAGTACTTGGATTGCGAGAGTGGCTCCCGACGACTTCGATACCTCGTGTACCAGGATTTGA
- the LOC125213417 gene encoding bifunctional aspartate aminotransferase and glutamate/aspartate-prephenate aminotransferase isoform X3: protein MAAAAPYSIQPTSRIGNQPPPKSLADAALNSRSLSFASQFQKFSLKSLCATRQLHLQGASALVRAEMSSDTVQVDVSLSPRVNSVKPSKTVAITDQATALVQAGVPVIRLAAGEPDFDTPTPIAEAGIKAIREGFTRYTPNAGTLELRTAICHKLKEENGISYTPDQILVSNGAKQSILQAVLAVCSPGDEVIIPAPFWVSYPEMARLADANPVILPTTISENFLLDPKVLESSLTEKSRLLILCSPSNPTGSVYPRKLLEQIAEIVAKHPRLLVMSDEIYEHIIYAPATHTSFASLPGMWDRTLTVNGFSKAFAMTGWRLGYLAGPKHFVSACGKIQSQSTSGASSISQKAAVAALGLGYAGGEAVADMVKAFRERRDVLVKSFGELGGVKISEPQGAFYLFLDFSSYYGLEVDGFGVINGSEALCRYLLDKAQVALVPGDAFGDDTCIRISYAESLTTLQAAVERIKGALVALKPAVTV, encoded by the exons ATGGCGGCAGCTGCCCCTTATTCTATTCAGCCCACATCAAGAATTGGTAACCAGCCTCCCCCTAAATCTCTTGCAGATGCAGCTTTGAATTCCAGATCACTTTCTTTCGCATCCCAATTCCAGAAATTCTCCCTCAA ATCGTTGTGTGCAACGAGGCAACTGCATCTTCAAGGGGCTAGTGCATTGGTGAGGGCAGAGATGAGCTCGGACACGGTGCAGGTTGATGTATCGTTGAGCCCTAGGGTTAACTCGGTGAAGCCTTCGAAGACGGTGGCTATCACTGACCAGGCAACTGCCCTTGTACAAGCCGGTGTGCCTGTTATCCGACTAGCAGCAGGGGAGCCGGATTTCGACACTCCAACACCAATTGCTGAG GCTGGGATTAAGGCAATTCGTGAAGGGTTCACTAGGTATACTCCCAATGCGGGCACATTGGAGCTCCGGACAGCTATTTGTCACAAGCTCAAAG AGGAAAATGGAATATCCTACACGCCCGACCAGATTTTGGTGAGCAATGGTGCAAAACAGAGTATTCTTCAAGCAGTTCTTGCAGTGTGTTCCCCTGGAGACGAG GTGATTATTCCAGCTCCGTTCTGGGTGAGCTACCCGGAGATGGCAAGGTTGGCTGACGCCAATCCCGTAATTCTTCCCACGACCATATCAGAAAACTTTCTCTTAGATCCAAAGGTTCTCGAGTCTTCACTGACGGAGAAGTCAAGGCTGTTGATTCTTTGCTCACCCTCCAACCCGACCGGGTCTGTTTACCCTCGCAAATTGCTCGAACAGATTGCTGAGATTGTAGCAAAGCATCCCAGGCTTCTT GTTATGTCCGATGAAATCTACGAACATATCATTTATGCCCCGGCTACTCATACGAGCTTTGCATCTTTGCCGGGCATGTGGGATCGAACCTTGACTGTCAACGGCTTCTCAAAG GCCTTCGCCATGACTGGTTGGAGACTCGGGTATCTTGCTGGTCCAAAGCACTTTGTTTCTGCTTGCGGGAAGATCCAAAGTCAG TCTACTTCAGGTGCCAGCAGCATATCTCAAAAGGCCGCCGTTGCTGCTCTGGGGTTGGGTTATGCAGGCGGGGAAGCAGTCGCAGATATGGTTAAAGCATTCCGCGAGAGGAGAGATGTTCTGGTCAAGAGCTTCGGAGAATTAGGTGGAGTCAAGATTTCAGAGCCTCAG GGGGCTTTCTATCTTTTCCTCGATTTCAGCTCGTACTATGGCCTAGAGGTCGATGGCTTCGGTGTCATCAACGGCTCGGAGGCCCTCTGCCGGTATTTGCTCGACAAGGCTCAA GTTGCCCTTGTTCCGGGGGATGCTTTTGGAGACGACACATGCATCCGCATCTCCTATGCCGAGTCTCTGACAACTCTGCAGGCGGCCGTGGAGAGGATCAAGGGTGCTCTCGTCGCTCTCAAGCCGGCCGTCACCGTCTAG
- the LOC125208938 gene encoding small nuclear ribonucleoprotein Sm D2-like has product MSRPMEEDAPVKNEEEEFNTGPLSVLMLSVKNNTQVLINCRNNKKLLGHVRAFDRHCNMVLENVREMWTEIPKTGKGKKKALPVNKDRFISKMFLRGDSVIIVLRNPK; this is encoded by the exons ATGAG TCGGCCAATGGAAGAAGATGCTCCC GTGAAGAATGAGGAGGAGGAGTTCAACACTGGTCCACTTTCTGTCTTGATGTTGAGTGTTAAGAATAACACACAG GTGCTCATCAATTGCCGTAACAACAAAAAGCTTCTGGGCCATGTGAGGGCTTTTGATCGCCACTGCAACATGGTGCTTGAAAATGTCAGGGAGATGTGGACTGAg ATACCTAAGACTGgtaaaggaaaaaagaaagcTCTTCCAGTTAACAAGGATCGTTTTATTAGCAAGATGTTCCTCCGAGGAGATTCCGTGATCATTGTCCTCAGAAATCCTAAGTGA
- the LOC125210476 gene encoding agamous-like MADS-box protein AGL8 homolog, translating to MGRKIDMKKIEDVTKCQVTFSKRRSSLMKKANEIAICCDVDVAFVAFSPSGRISKFCNKKRIEDVLHRYVDLPAESRLREIDDVQNLELQIKKSGLELQILEANLRDYELDPEQEPSLHLLSWCERNINHSLERVLARKLDSRVLQNQDHEISFSSNLMENELNSAISPLLSAKVQVQGIINPDLDTPNTSNLPISFQNSQQATFSNAFYNSIPNLSNMPPPRSTPSAIFTGYGSTQYATCNFTNKDDTIQTSSQYAACNFTDKGEETSQSNILNGSKQEGTSGDNTCWTSKIQKSSLWEWEDLLIDDNFNIGISK from the exons ATGGGTCGGAAAATTGacatgaaaaagatagaagaCGTAACAAAATGTCAAGTGACGTTTTCAAAGCGTCGCAGCAGCCTCATGAAGAAGGCGAATGAAATCGCGATTTGCTGCGACGTTGATGTCGCATTTGTTGCCTTTTCGCCATCTGGCCGGATTAGCAAGTTCTGCAATAAAAAACG AATTGAAGATGTGCTCCATCGTTATGTTGATCTACCAGCAGAGAGTAGATTGAG GGAGATAGATGATGTTCag AATCTCgaattgcaaattaaaaagagTGGCCTAGAACTGCAAATTTTAGAAGCAAATCTCAg aGACTATGAATTGGATCCGGAGCAGGAGCCTTCATTACATCTATTGTCTTGGTGTGAGAGAAACATTAATCATTCTCTCGAAAGAGTCCTAGCTAGAAAA TTGGATTCAAGGGTGTTGCAAAACCAAGATCAtgagatttctttttcttcaaatttaatgGAGAACGAGCTCAATTCAGCGATAAGTCCATTATTGAG tgcCAAAGTCCAAGTTCAAGGTATAATAAATCCGGATCTGGATACACCCAACACATCGAACCTTCCTATCTCGTTTCAAAATTCTCAACAG GCAACGTTTTCAAATGCATTCTACAATTCCATTCCTAACTTAAGCAACATGCCACCTCCAAG aTCTACTCCAAGCGCAATATTTACAGGTTATGGCAGCACGCAATATGCAACATGCAACTTCACTAATAAAGATGATACGATACAAACTAGCTCGCAATATGCAGCTTGCAACTTCACCGATAAGGGTGAAGAGACCAGCCAATCAAACATATTGAATGGTTCAAAACAAGAG GGTACTTCGGGAGACAACACTTGTTGGACATCCAAGATTCAGAAGAGCAGCTTATGGGAGTGGGAAGACTTGCTTATTGATGACAATTTTAACATCggaatttcaaaataa
- the LOC125213417 gene encoding bifunctional aspartate aminotransferase and glutamate/aspartate-prephenate aminotransferase isoform X1, which translates to MNIVIQVEIHQPLFYLYFSLKPSHQIPAYKGRHSHTQLLFALTNPDAALNSRSLSFASQFQKFSLKSLCATRQLHLQGASALVRAEMSSDTVQVDVSLSPRVNSVKPSKTVAITDQATALVQAGVPVIRLAAGEPDFDTPTPIAEAGIKAIREGFTRYTPNAGTLELRTAICHKLKEENGISYTPDQILVSNGAKQSILQAVLAVCSPGDEVIIPAPFWVSYPEMARLADANPVILPTTISENFLLDPKVLESSLTEKSRLLILCSPSNPTGSVYPRKLLEQIAEIVAKHPRLLVMSDEIYEHIIYAPATHTSFASLPGMWDRTLTVNGFSKAFAMTGWRLGYLAGPKHFVSACGKIQSQSTSGASSISQKAAVAALGLGYAGGEAVADMVKAFRERRDVLVKSFGELGGVKISEPQGAFYLFLDFSSYYGLEVDGFGVINGSEALCRYLLDKAQVALVPGDAFGDDTCIRISYAESLTTLQAAVERIKGALVALKPAVTV; encoded by the exons ATGAATATTGTTATACAAGTAGAGATCCACCAACccctcttttatttatattttagtctCAAACCTTCCCACCAAATCCCGGCCTACAAAGGTagacattcacacacacaactACTCTTTGCTCTCACCAACCCAG ATGCAGCTTTGAATTCCAGATCACTTTCTTTCGCATCCCAATTCCAGAAATTCTCCCTCAA ATCGTTGTGTGCAACGAGGCAACTGCATCTTCAAGGGGCTAGTGCATTGGTGAGGGCAGAGATGAGCTCGGACACGGTGCAGGTTGATGTATCGTTGAGCCCTAGGGTTAACTCGGTGAAGCCTTCGAAGACGGTGGCTATCACTGACCAGGCAACTGCCCTTGTACAAGCCGGTGTGCCTGTTATCCGACTAGCAGCAGGGGAGCCGGATTTCGACACTCCAACACCAATTGCTGAG GCTGGGATTAAGGCAATTCGTGAAGGGTTCACTAGGTATACTCCCAATGCGGGCACATTGGAGCTCCGGACAGCTATTTGTCACAAGCTCAAAG AGGAAAATGGAATATCCTACACGCCCGACCAGATTTTGGTGAGCAATGGTGCAAAACAGAGTATTCTTCAAGCAGTTCTTGCAGTGTGTTCCCCTGGAGACGAG GTGATTATTCCAGCTCCGTTCTGGGTGAGCTACCCGGAGATGGCAAGGTTGGCTGACGCCAATCCCGTAATTCTTCCCACGACCATATCAGAAAACTTTCTCTTAGATCCAAAGGTTCTCGAGTCTTCACTGACGGAGAAGTCAAGGCTGTTGATTCTTTGCTCACCCTCCAACCCGACCGGGTCTGTTTACCCTCGCAAATTGCTCGAACAGATTGCTGAGATTGTAGCAAAGCATCCCAGGCTTCTT GTTATGTCCGATGAAATCTACGAACATATCATTTATGCCCCGGCTACTCATACGAGCTTTGCATCTTTGCCGGGCATGTGGGATCGAACCTTGACTGTCAACGGCTTCTCAAAG GCCTTCGCCATGACTGGTTGGAGACTCGGGTATCTTGCTGGTCCAAAGCACTTTGTTTCTGCTTGCGGGAAGATCCAAAGTCAG TCTACTTCAGGTGCCAGCAGCATATCTCAAAAGGCCGCCGTTGCTGCTCTGGGGTTGGGTTATGCAGGCGGGGAAGCAGTCGCAGATATGGTTAAAGCATTCCGCGAGAGGAGAGATGTTCTGGTCAAGAGCTTCGGAGAATTAGGTGGAGTCAAGATTTCAGAGCCTCAG GGGGCTTTCTATCTTTTCCTCGATTTCAGCTCGTACTATGGCCTAGAGGTCGATGGCTTCGGTGTCATCAACGGCTCGGAGGCCCTCTGCCGGTATTTGCTCGACAAGGCTCAA GTTGCCCTTGTTCCGGGGGATGCTTTTGGAGACGACACATGCATCCGCATCTCCTATGCCGAGTCTCTGACAACTCTGCAGGCGGCCGTGGAGAGGATCAAGGGTGCTCTCGTCGCTCTCAAGCCGGCCGTCACCGTCTAG